The genomic interval TGCGATCAGCTTTTGTGTAGCTCTCTGCACATAATAAACCAGTCATAATGAGCATTGTCAATACTATTTTTTTCATCTATGGTTCCTTCATTAATATTGGATAATCTCTTTGGAGTATTCGCTAAGAAGCATTACAGGTGTTTTTACCTTGACAATCTTTTTTGCTTTACGCCAATTTCCATAAATTGCTTTGAATTCAGGTTTAAAAGATTTAAAATAGTCATGAAACTTATTTGGTCCAAGAACACCTACAGCCCATAAGTGATCATTCTCATCTACTTCCATAATAATAGTGGCTAACCCTTGAGGCGCAGGTCCGGAAACTTTTTTTGCTCCTTCTTTTGGATCATAAGCAGAGAGGTGTGATGAACATACAAAGACACCTCCACTTTTATAAGCCATAGTCTTTCCTGATTTTGGAACATAGTTAAAAAAACTATCACTTGGTTTTGGGTGAGTCAATTGGTGTGGACATATAGCTGATACTGCAACAATAGAGCCATTTTTTCCACATCCACCTTTAAAGATATACTCTTCACCATCTTCAGTGACCAATTTTACATTTTTTTTGGTTGGTTCACCAATATCTACAAGCAGAGCAGGGGTACCACTGTATGGGTATGTAAAAAAGTAGTTAGTCTCTTTTTTTAGTTTAGAAGCAACAATGGGATTGCCTGCTTTGTCAACTAATTTAACTTTCTCATATGTTTTATATAGATCACCATTGCTTGCATAGAGTGTTTGTGAAATTGATGAAGGATTTACTGCTATAACAGCGGCAGTAGCACCAACAACTTTTAGAAAATTTCTACGATTCATTTATTGGACTCCTTGTTCAATCATTTTGAGCGATGGAGATTGAACAGATCCGTAGCAATATAATAAGAAATTCATACTTAATATAGGCTTGAAAATATAAAGATTAATTATGATATAAAATATTTATATATAAAAAATTATAAAAATTAATAGTAAATAAATGGTAAATAAAAAGTGCC from Hydrogenimonas thermophila carries:
- a CDS encoding Rieske 2Fe-2S domain-containing protein, with product MNRRNFLKVVGATAAVIAVNPSSISQTLYASNGDLYKTYEKVKLVDKAGNPIVASKLKKETNYFFTYPYSGTPALLVDIGEPTKKNVKLVTEDGEEYIFKGGCGKNGSIVAVSAICPHQLTHPKPSDSFFNYVPKSGKTMAYKSGGVFVCSSHLSAYDPKEGAKKVSGPAPQGLATIIMEVDENDHLWAVGVLGPNKFHDYFKSFKPEFKAIYGNWRKAKKIVKVKTPVMLLSEYSKEIIQY